AGATCTCGTACTCAGAACCGTAATATGCCTCATCCTGTCTCGTACTTTTGCGCTGCGGGCTGGAGAGTTGATGCGCAATAGACTCATAGGTCGCCTCTTCGTCAGAATTGGAGTACGGCTGGTTCTCCTTTGTGGACGAGCGGTACTTACGAGGCTGGCCGGGGCTTTCCATGGGAACAGCCTTCTGAGCGATCTTGAGCGTTCCAGAGACTTTCCGTCTGCGGACAGGCGTCATGACGTGGCGGCGCAGCTCTGTGTCAACCACAAGGGCCTCTCTTTCCTCGATAACCGTGTAGGGAACCAAAGAATGCAGTCCTCCAATGGCCTCATCTGGCTGGTCGTCGAGCACCATGGTGTACCGCCAGTCTCTAAACTGGTTCTGGTGTAGATAGAGCCAGTGCTGCTGCGGCCCAACAACCATTCCCGGTCTGATCATTCTCATGTATGCGATACATTCGTTAGCTGTGAAACCGTGTGTGTAGATCAGATGGGCGCCGATAAGACACCCTGTTCTGCCCAAGCCGGCCTTGCAATGAACGGCAATCTTACCTCCTTTTTGGATGACGGTTTCTGCCGCTCCTATAAATTTCTGGACGTACTCCATGGTTGGACAGGTTCCGTCCTCGAAAATCATGTCAATGTGTTTTATACCTCTCTTTTCGAACTCGTTTTTGTCGTACAAATGAGAGTTTAGTCTcaccaccagctggacgttgttgttgacaaagtaCTCCAGAACCTTGCGGAAAGGCTCGTTGAGAGGAGCTCCTGGTCGGGATTGCTTGGGTGATGCAAATGCGATGAAGTCTTTGGAAATAACGTTGAAATCTCCCTGGTCCACTCTCTCGTACTGCTCGTACTCTTCCAAATTGAAGGAGGTGATGTCGAGCATGCCGCGCTCCTTGGCCCGCCAGACCCCGTACACGACATCCTGGATGGTGAGCTCGAAGTCGGCGTTGGAGTATCCAGCGTCTCTGAAGCCACAGAATGGAGGTTCTTGTTGAGCTATTGGCTGGAGCACCTGGTGGGGTGACCAGTTCTGGACAAGCACCATGTAGCAACACAGGAGACAAGCGGCATTAGTTCTTTGTTTTGCGCCGGTGGAGGAGTAGAAGACAACAGCCTTACTTTTGTTAGCACTGTCGTTCAAAATGTTGTGCAAAGTGACGGCGAACCTATACAGATGGCCAAGATGCAAGGGGCCAAAATCCAGATGGAACGCGTTGTACGGCAGAGCGTCCTCGACGGTGAAGAATACCAGGTCGTCTGTGTTTTGAGGATGGTAGTCGTAGCTGCCGAGATACACTCTGCCTTTGAGGAATTCTATAGCTTCGATGGCAATTTTGCGGGCCATGTTTGTGGAATGCAAATGGGGCGAGCTATGGCAGGTCTTGTGACCGATGTGAGGAAGAAACTTTTATTTATTGTAAACAGGGGGGgatgtttattttttacTGCATGAGGAATCGCCAATCTTGTCGACTGCAAATAATTTGAAGCGGCTGTCGGCGCATGGCGTGTGTGTCGACGGTTTCTCCGGAAatatatttaatttaatttttcataTAAAGCTATTTAATATGTCATTTCGTTCGTTTGGCTCCTTCGGCCAGTCCCACGGACTCGGCACTAATGGCTACGAGGTCTCGCTCAACTACATCACGGGCGTGCCAGACCCCAATCTACTATCCTCCGCAAACCTCAAGCTCGTATTCAAGGCCCTTCTGAAGAGAGACGATACAACAAGAGAAAAGGCGATTGTCGATCTGTACTCGATTGTCGACTCCAACGGCGCCGAATTCCAGGACGAGCTTGTGCTCATATCGTGGTGCCAGCTGTACGCAAAGCTGTCAACAGACAATTCGAAAAAGGTCAGGCTCACCGCGCACCAGATCCAGTCGAAGCTGGTGGCGCTTCTCGGCAAGAAATACGTCAAGTATCTGCGCGACACGGTGGGGATCTGGATGAGCGGGTGTTTTGAGAACGACCGTGTTGTTTCCAAAGGCACCATAGCGTCAATTTCCGCTGCTTTCGGAGACTCTCCGGAGAAAACCAGCAATCTGTGGAAAATCTTTGCCCAGCAATTGCTCACCTActgccaccagctgcttcTTTTCGAGACTATAGATACGCTTTCGGACGAGCGATTCGTTGGCAAGGAAGAGAGCCAGATCAAGTATTTGCGTACGGTACACACAGGAGTGCAGATGCTGATCAGTTTGGTTACCAGACAGAACAGCGGCGAAATACAGCTCGACGAGACGCTTTTATCAGAGCTGCTTGAATCCGACCAGTTTGTTTCGTTTTTCGAGTCCAAAGACCTCCAGATCAAAGGTGGCATGTACACGCTGCTTCAGCGACTACTACAGACTGACCTGGACGATTTGCTGTTCAAACACCTTGCCAAAGCTGCTATCAGGGGCCTaaatctggagaaaaaaaatatggcTCTATACTCCGGCATAATAATTCCTATACTTGAAGCCGTCGTCGCGCTCCTCAGAAAGGACTCTCAGACTATCGTTGGCATCAGAAAGGCGACCCAACGCATTCTCGATTTGCTGCGTTTGGGCTCTCTAAACTCGGATCCGCACTACTACTCAGTGGTGGCTACGCTGCTGCCGTTGCTGCCCCAGGACGATGAGATCAGAAGCTCATTGCTAGAAATCCTTGAGAACGACGTCAGGTCCGAGAAATTTGCCGTCTTTTCTCAGCACGCATGGATCTGCTACCTCGGCTACTGCCAGAGAATTGCCTGTGGTGTCGACCGCGTGCTCAAAGTGCTGGTTCCGGCATTGGATTCGCGCAAACTCCCCGCCAATGTGATTTCCGGGATGGCCGGCGTTGCGAATattgccgaggacgacggcGACGTGCTGCTAGATCTCAACTCTGAGATCCTCAACGCTCTGCCGGGTCGCGCCGTGGAATTTGTAGACCTCGGTCTGGTCGTGAAAAACACGGCTGTGCTCGTCGACAACTATGTGCGTCTCCTGCTCCACGTCGGCTCTGATctgctcgacgagctggtttCCAACGCGGTCGAGTCACTCACAGATTTACAGGACGAGTACGTGCCGCCCTCGCTGGCAATTTCTGTCATCGAGACCGTCGTGCGGACGAATTGTGTGCAGTTCCGCTCTCAGATTGAGTCGTTCGTCGGCGACGCGTCGAAAGTCGTCACGCCGTCGTTCTTCGAGCCTGTCTTTGCTCTGCTGGTAGACATAGCAAAGTCGCAGTTGAATGTGGATGTTTACGACGCCATCAACGACATTGCTGCTAAActcagcagcgacgagatggagctgtttttgaagTACATCGCTGACATTCCCGGCTTCGATCCTGCCAGATGCGACAAAGTGAGCACCTATATCCACCAGAAAGCCGATTCCGTTGCGCCCGACGCCGACGACTACGTGTTCCAGTTTCTCACGCCAGACGTTCTCCGAAACATGTTCGGCAAGCTTTCTGAGGCCGACACGGCGGTGTTTCTGCAGAAGTGCAACCGGCACTACCAGAACGACGTTTTTCTTGCGTTTGCAGACGAAAAATTTCTGGCTGCGCTCTGGAAACGACTGGGCAGTGCTGAGGCCGACtcgttgctggacaagcttGAGCAAAACCTTGACGACCACCGTTTCGAGCAGCTGTACATCTCGTCGCTTGCGAGGGGTGTAGTCGAGGCCGACCGAACGGCACTTCTGGACAGACTGGCTGCCAAACCGCAGCTTGCCTCAAAAGTGCTACCGGAAAATGtggttgacgagctggctgGGCTGGTCGAGAATGTTGACCACCGGCTTGCCGTCTCAAACAAGCTGGGACTGGGGAtttatctttttccagcaggGGAGCTGACTGCCGCAGACCGATTTGCACcctttttggagaagatcgaATTTTATTTTGAGTTGGCTTCTAGGACAGGCCTTCTAACCTGCGAGCTGGCGTTTCAGCTGGCTCTTGTCGGTGAAGTTGCTATGGACTACGTGTTTCTAGGCCTTTTGGATGACGAAAACCGAGCTCTTGATTTCCACTCCCGCGTCTGTGCGGAGCTAAATTTCGGCACAGACCTGTTCGACCAGTTCGTGAAGGACGACTTTTCTGGAGTTCTGACTCATCTTCAATCCTCTGTTGCGGTACGTTTCTACGCTGCACGCGTTCTGGTCACGATATTTACGAAATTGTTTGAAACTATGCAATCGTCGACATTCAACAGCTACAATTTGAATAGGGTGTCCGAACCCGTGAAACTGGCCATCCTAGCCACCAGCGCCAACAGATTTCTCACCGCCCCTGCGTTTGACCGCGTGCGTAACCAAGCGTGCGCCGATCTTTTAAGAATTCACGGACAAACCGTCACCACCAACGGCCTACAGGGCCTGGTCGTGCTCAACATGCTTATAGACCTCGATCTGGACTATGTTGGCGAAAACGTCCAGCTTTTCCCTGCCCAGAGATTCGGCATGATGCTGAACGGGTTAGCCACCTGGCCAGAATCGGAAGACGCGTACGAGCCGTCGTTTGTGCCGGTCAGAATCGCGCTGTGccaatttgttgaaatctacatcaaaaaaatttatcaTGTTTGCGACACCAACTACCCGTCGGATTTCAGCGAGAAGGTATTTGCACTAGGAGCCACGCTGTGTTCAGAATCGCTTAGCATCGTCACCTCGGGCGATAACGACTCCACCCTCGCATACTTCTCgctcaagctgtttggcgtGCTTCATGAGCAACAGGTCGATTGGGATGAGGAAGATGTCTATGCAGACCTGgtggagctgctgtttgctCCTGCGTCCGGCCAGACCGGCCAGCTTGTGCTGGCTCTGCTGACGCGTGTTTTCAGCGACCAGGTGCCAACAACAGCTTACAAGAAGCGATTTGACGAcctgctcctgctgctctcCTCTCCCAACACACAGGTGCAGAAACTGGCCGTTTTCCTTTTGCATAAAGTCATTCCGGAGCTGCAAGACGTGCTTGTCGTAGAGGCGACGTTGAACCAGGACGAAGAAACAAAACTGCCGGCGCCGTTGCTCGAAAATATCGTGTTGCTACCAGACGAAAACGAAGTTGCAACCAATAAATATTTGTGGAGCTGGTACCTAATATTCGACCatttcaaaaacatcaCACAGAAAATCCGCCAGGACTACATTCTGGAGCTCGGCGAAGACCGTATGGGCCAGTTCCTGGACTTTTTGTTCGATATGGACCTCAAGCCTACAGAGGACAACCGCCGCGCACTGGTGGAGTATTCCGTCATCGATagcgacggcgacgacCTGCTGTACCATCTGATGTATCTGGTGTGCAAACACATTGGTGGGAACATTGCACAGACCTGGTTCCAGTCGATCAGGAACAAGCAGCACAAGTCGCAGGTTGAAACGTTTATTGTCAAGAACGTGAGTCCATTActgatcgacgagacgCTTGCGGGACTCGAGAAAAAGGACAGTATTAAGGACCCAGAGTTTAGTATCCGGCTGAACAGAACGACGAACGAGGTGCGCTGCGTGtacgagatcgacgagcaGAAGCTGGAGATGTCGATTGTCTTGCCGAAAAACTACCCGTTGTCAGCGATTAGCGTGAACGGAACAGCGAGGATCGGAgtggacgagaaaaaatggaaatcGTGGATTCTTTCGTGCCAATACGTGATCAACTTCCAGAACGGCAcgattttggaggccatCCAGcatttcaagaacaacgtCAAGGCCAACTTCGACAACTACGATGACTGTGCCGTGTGCTACTCGATCGTCCATGTTATCGACCATTCGACGCCAAACAAAGTTTGTCCGACGTGCAAACACAACTTCCACTCGGCCTGTTTGTACAGATGGTTCAAGAGCTCTGGCTCGTCTACATGTCCATTGTGTCGGTCAAAGTTCCAGTTCAAAAAACACAGCTAATTATACAAAttgctcttccagcagcttttcCATCTCGTCGACCGTGAACGGAACGTACAAGATCTCTGCACCGGCAGAGTTTTTCGTGAGCGTACACATTTTGTGCTCCACAAACTCTCCTAGAACCGTGCGAAAAGATATCTCGTTGGAAGTAATAAATTCCGACAAACACTGTTGGTAgaactccttgagcagcagacTGTACCTGTTGCTGCCCTTTGTGGCGCCTCTCTTGTCGAGGTCGTCGTGGCTCACGCTCAGatcgattttctccagctgctgcaaaattAGCAGCCGGTACAGGTTTTTGGCGTTGGCCGTGAGAGAGCTCAAAACGTACTTGACACCCTGTGTGCCAACAAACTTGTTGCTCTTGCCCAGTCCAAGCGGATCCTTGAACCCGTTCTCGATTTTGTACGATTTATATGTGGTGATGTTATGCCAGATGAAGTTAAAGTTGTAATGCATGCTggagttccagaaaatAGGCATGTTCAGATTGTCCATGGTGCACAGAAAATGCACCTGCTCAATTGCAGCGATCTCGCTCAGAATCTGCTGCATTCTGTCCGTGCGCAGCGCCTCGCCGTCAATGTTGTTCACCAGCAGGACACACCTAAGGTCACCGTTCTGTGCGAAGTTCTGCTTAATGTTGGACAATGTTTCGTGAATGTGTGGTGCTATAGGATTCTTGACCCCGAGAACGGTCTCCTGGATCATCGACAGCAGCGTTTTAGGACGGAAGTCCGGGTTGTACCCGTTGACAACAAGACACTTTGCGCCCGGCACCGCGGGCAGAAAATGTTGCTGCAAAAATTCAAGCAATAAAAGACGTTTTGAGCCAACACCGTAGAAAACCAGATTGAAGCCCTGCTGCAGCTCAAACGTCCACTGCGAGAATTGGAGCCGGTAGTAGTTGTTCAAGTTTGCTATCTGATGCTCAGCAGACATTTCCAGGATTTTGCTGTATTTTTCATACTCCTCGTAATTAAGCTCTGGAGCCAGTGCCATGGACGCTGTACCGGgctttttgtttttcagcttttgctgctcaaagtAGCCCTCGTGGCCATCGTAGAAAAGCGACTTTTCCTCGTCCGCAAAGTTaagcagcagatcctcGGTTCTGTCGATCTTGGGAACTTCCATTAGCTTGACTGTGCTCATTTGTAGCGGTTTGAGATCGGCCTCCTTGAGCGGCGCAACGCTCGCTTCTGGCGTTCTGGAGGCGCGAAACGCTGTTTGTGCAGCCCTGCGTGGACGTCGTATTCGTTTTCCAGTaaactcgtcgtctgaAACACCATCGTCAACGTCCTCCATCGGATCGTCCTCGGCCTCTtccatctcctcaaactcgCTGACCGACTCCTCGCCGCTTTCGTGCTCGctctcttccagctccagagGTGTCAGCCCATCCTTCTTGCTCTCGGCAATTATTCGGTCTGCCAGAGCCATCTCCtcggcgtcgatctcgtcctcgtcgtcctgcAGAGACTCCAGTTTGAGTCGCGTGGCCCGCTCCACTGCCGCTCGATTGAGCTCCGCCATCGACCGCTTGGCGGGACTGCGCAGTTTTGCCAGCCGTAGatcgtcgtcctcgagcCGCTTCTTGCGAGGCGACCGCaagccagctcttccagaaAACGGCGAACTcattaaataaaataattattttggGAAAAATTAAAGAACGGTGGTAGCACAAAATGGAAGGAGCTTTAGCGGCGCCGACTCCGTCATATAGACATATGATCCAAATGTGCTGGAAGAGATAAACTCAGAGAATGAGCTCAGCACTTTTGTCAATAGCATGGCATATTTGCCCATGGTTTGTTCAACTACACCATACTTATTATGTACTGACTACTATAGATTTAATTATAGATATTTCTTAAATACTGAAAATTCATTTAAGTCAACCCATTCTTTAACCTCAGCCGGTGAACCCAGGCACAGCCCATAAACCACTGTCTACGCTCTTTCTCTTCCCCCCCTTTCGAATCTAGCTCCATTCCACtatcagtttctgcttCCTGCACCTCTGCACCACATACCGTTATCTAGCGGCACTAAATCTTATCcgctaaaaaaaatcgttCCTCCATCCGCACCCCAGTCCACTATGTCGTCCAAGTCGCCTGACGAAAGGTCGCCACTAGTTGCGGTATCTTCCGCGCCGCTGTATACCCAGGAGCCCGAAGCACTCAAGCTTTCGCCCGCAGACACCACGTTTTCTAACGAGGCTCGATATGTGGTCACCAATTCAATTCCGGTGCTTCTGACCTTCGTGTTCCAGTATCTTTTCCAGATAATGATTCCTATCTACTTCTCGAGCAGGCTCGGGGAGACGTATCTCTCGGCGTGCTCCTTATCGCTCACTACGTTCTACGTCACAGGACCTGTGGTAGTGAATGGATTTTCCACATCCATGGACACTTTATGCTCCAcagcttttggagcaggCAGCTACTCCAAAGTGGGTCTGTATTACCAACGCTGCACTGTGATACTGATGCTAATTTTAATTCCAAGTGGCTTATTCTGGCTAAATGCTGAATCTGCTATCTTTATGGTCACTCGAGATGAAAACCTGGCCAGCCTGTGTGCGCAATACCTCCGTGTGATGCCGTTTGCCATTCCTGCCATTGTGACGTTCGAGTGTTCCAAGAGATATCTCCAGTCGCAGAACAAGTTTAGTGCCCCCACTAGAATAATATTCCTCGCTGTGCCCGTCAGCGTCGCACTGAACCATCTGTTGATTCCCCAAATCGGTTTTTTGGCACCCCCGCTAGCATTTGTGTCGACCTACTGGCTGATTGCCAGTTCTCTATGTCTTTACATCTGGTTCATCGACGGCTACCAATGCTGGCACTATAACACCACTTTCCGCCAACTTACCTCCGAATGGGCCCCGTTCTTTTCTCTGGGACTTCCCGGTGTGCTCATGATCCTGTCGGAGGCTTTTGCGTTCCAAGTGATCACGTTTCTGTCGGCAAagttcagctcgttggaACTGGCCTCGCAGTCGATCGTCTCGACCGTCGCGTCGTTCGGCTTCCAGATCCCGTTCTCGGTCGGTATCTGCTGCTCTACACGGCTGGCCAACATCATCGGAGCCAAGTCCGAAAACTACAAGATTGCCGTTACCGTGTCGCTGTTTGCGGCCTGCTTCCTCAGTGtcttcaatttctgctGGATGGCGCTATTCAGAACCCGACTCACTAAACTGTTCACCAATGACCCAGAACTCGTTGCCAACGCCAGCAAGCTGTTCCTGGTGGTTGCCTTCAACCAGTTTCTGGACTGTATTAACGTCATCTGTGCAGCCATCCTACGAAGCCAGGGCAGGCAGCGGATCGGATCGCTGCTCAGCATGATATGCTACTATCTAATAGCCACGCCTTTCGAGGTGCTTATGGCGTTCAGCTGGAATATGAACGTGTTTGGGCTGTGGCTGGGTCTCGCAGTGGGTGTGGGTGCACTCTCGCTCGGCGAATTAGCCATTGTGCTCAAATCCAATTGGGAATCGATAATTATAAAAAACACGGACATAGTTTGATAGAATAGACACAAAATAGCAACAACATAACATTCTGGGTATCATTTATTCGATGTAGGATCCGAACACGGAAAGGGCACCAAACGTCAGTGCGGAGCCAAACGCAAGGCCTGCCAGGAACGGCTTGGCCTGCACTTTCTTGGTTTTCTTCACCGGTTCCTGCTCTTGGATCTCGTAGACAGTAACAGCAGTGTCCGAGATCGGTCTCTTTCTGCACGAACGCTCCTCCAAGTCGGACTCGATCTTGATCTCGGGCTCCTTCTCTGGTTCAGAGGCAATTTCCACATGCTCGGCAATCACTTCCTTAAGAATGGCTTCTTCCTCAGGCGCAGAGTCCGAGTCTTGCTcgttgctgc
The sequence above is a segment of the Ogataea parapolymorpha DL-1 chromosome I, whole genome shotgun sequence genome. Coding sequences within it:
- a CDS encoding putative transporter encodes the protein MSSKSPDERSPLVAVSSAPLYTQEPEALKLSPADTTFSNEARYVVTNSIPVLLTFVFQYLFQIMIPIYFSSRLGETYLSACSLSLTTFYVTGPVVVNGFSTSMDTLCSTAFGAGSYSKVGLYYQRCTVILMLILIPSGLFWLNAESAIFMVTRDENLASLCAQYLRVMPFAIPAIVTFECSKRYLQSQNKFSAPTRIIFLAVPVSVALNHLLIPQIGFLAPPLAFVSTYWLIASSLCLYIWFIDGYQCWHYNTTFRQLTSEWAPFFSLGLPGVLMILSEAFAFQVITFLSAKFSSLELASQSIVSTVASFGFQIPFSVGICCSTRLANIIGAKSENYKIAVTVSLFAACFLSVFNFCWMALFRTRLTKLFTNDPELVANASKLFLVVAFNQFLDCINVICAAILRSQGRQRIGSLLSMICYYLIATPFEVLMAFSWNMNVFGLWLGLAVGVGALSLGELAIVLKSNWESIIIKNTDIV
- a CDS encoding Tyrosine-protein phosphatase, yielding MARKIAIEAIEFLKGRVYLGSYDYHPQNTDDLVFFTVEDALPYNAFHLDFGPLHLGHLYRFAVTLHNILNDSANKSKAVVFYSSTGAKQRTNAACLLCCYMVLVQNWSPHQVLQPIAQQEPPFCGFRDAGYSNADFELTIQDVVYGVWRAKERGMLDITSFNLEEYEQYERVDQGDFNVISKDFIAFASPKQSRPGAPLNEPFRKVLEYFVNNNVQLVVRLNSHLYDKNEFEKRGIKHIDMIFEDGTCPTMEYVQKFIGAAETVIQKGGKIAVHCKAGLGRTGCLIGAHLIYTHGFTANECIAYMRMIRPGMVVGPQQHWLYLHQNQFRDWRYTMVLDDQPDEAIGGLHSLVPYTVIEEREALVVDTELRRHVMTPVRRRKVSGTLKIAQKAVPMESPGQPRKYRSSTKENQPYSNSDEEATYESIAHQLSSPQRKSTRQDEAYYGSEYEISEKTKKTSPQGSPYFRRVSTTTTTTTTISSSPTHSASNESAILTMPKQRASLGSKEGKVRGNGSRLSSSNEKVIGNVGVRKVSAPRRITSGV